The proteins below are encoded in one region of Pseudomonas ekonensis:
- a CDS encoding FecCD family ABC transporter permease gives MSDRRYALLLTALGAVLLVSCVVSLGAGPARVPVDVVWRILLHKLFAVGVPDWSAGQVHIVWLIRVPRMLLGALVGAGLALIGAVLQAVTRNPLADPHLLGVTSGATLGAVIVVLHVGEIAGLLTLPAAAFIGALLSMLTVLAIANRHGRLDSDRLLLCGVAVSFVMMAVANLLLFMGDHRASSAVMFWMLGGLGLARWELLAVPALSVLLGLILLIGMARPLNALMAGEQTAVTLGLNARSVRLRVFVIASLMTGVLVSISGSIGFVGLMVPHIARRLIGAEHRRLLPVCVLLGSVFLVWVDVAARTLIAPEDLPIGVATAALGGLFFIGLMRRR, from the coding sequence ATGAGCGACCGTCGCTACGCGTTGCTGCTGACCGCGCTGGGCGCCGTGCTGCTGGTGTCGTGCGTGGTGTCGCTGGGCGCAGGTCCTGCGCGGGTGCCGGTGGACGTGGTGTGGCGGATCCTGCTGCACAAGCTGTTCGCCGTCGGCGTGCCGGACTGGAGCGCCGGCCAGGTACACATCGTCTGGCTGATCCGGGTGCCGCGCATGCTGCTCGGCGCCCTGGTCGGCGCCGGGCTGGCGCTGATCGGCGCGGTGCTGCAAGCGGTGACGCGCAACCCGCTGGCCGATCCGCACCTGCTCGGCGTCACGTCCGGCGCGACCCTGGGCGCGGTGATCGTCGTGCTGCACGTCGGCGAGATCGCCGGGCTGCTGACCCTGCCGGCGGCTGCGTTCATCGGCGCGCTGCTGAGCATGCTGACGGTGCTGGCCATCGCCAACCGGCACGGTCGGCTCGACAGCGACCGCTTGCTGCTGTGCGGCGTGGCGGTGTCGTTCGTGATGATGGCGGTCGCCAACCTGCTGCTGTTCATGGGCGACCACCGCGCCAGTTCCGCGGTGATGTTCTGGATGCTCGGCGGCCTCGGCCTCGCCCGCTGGGAGTTGTTGGCGGTGCCGGCGCTCAGCGTCCTGCTCGGGCTGATTTTGCTGATCGGCATGGCCCGACCGCTGAACGCCTTGATGGCCGGCGAACAGACTGCCGTCACCCTCGGCCTGAATGCCCGGTCGGTGCGTCTTCGGGTGTTCGTGATCGCCTCGCTGATGACTGGAGTGCTGGTGTCGATCAGCGGCTCCATCGGCTTTGTCGGGTTGATGGTGCCGCACATCGCCCGGCGCCTGATCGGTGCAGAACATCGGCGCCTGCTGCCGGTGTGCGTGTTGCTCGGCAGTGTGTTCCTGGTGTGGGTCGATGTCGCCGCACGCACGCTGATCGCTCCCGAAGACCTGCCCATCGGCGTCGCCACCGCGGCCCTCGGCGGACTGTTCTTCATCGGCCTGATGCGTCGCCGCTGA
- the urtA gene encoding urea ABC transporter substrate-binding protein, protein MKRRSLIKAFTLSASIAAMGMTWTAQAAETIKVGILHSLSGTMAISETSLKDMALMTIDEINAKGGVNGKLLEPVVVDPASNWPLFAEKGRQLLTQDKVAVVFGCWTSVSRKSVLPVFEELNGLLFYPVQYEGEEMSPNVFYTGAAPNQQAIPAVEYLMSEDGGGAKRFFLLGTDYVYPRTTNKILRAFLHSKGVADKDIEEVYTPFGHSDYQTIVANIKKFSAGGKTAVISTVNGDSNVPFYKELANQGLKATDVPVVAFSVGEEELRGIDTKPLVGNLAAWNYFESVENPVNKQFVDDWKAYAKKHNLPGADKAVTNDPMEATYVGIHMWAQAVEKAKSTDVDKVREALAGQTFAAPSGYTLTMDKTNHHLHKPVMIGEIQPDGQFNVVWQTEGPVRAQPWSPFIPGNDKKPEYAVKSN, encoded by the coding sequence ATGAAGCGTCGCAGTTTGATCAAGGCTTTCACACTCTCGGCAAGCATTGCCGCGATGGGCATGACCTGGACGGCCCAGGCCGCCGAGACCATCAAGGTCGGGATTCTGCATTCGTTGTCCGGCACCATGGCGATCTCCGAGACGTCCCTCAAGGACATGGCGCTGATGACCATCGACGAAATCAACGCCAAGGGCGGCGTCAACGGCAAGCTGCTGGAGCCGGTGGTGGTGGACCCGGCGTCGAACTGGCCGCTGTTCGCCGAGAAGGGCCGGCAACTGCTGACCCAGGACAAGGTGGCAGTGGTGTTCGGCTGCTGGACCTCGGTGTCGCGCAAATCGGTGCTGCCGGTGTTCGAGGAGCTCAACGGCCTGCTGTTCTACCCGGTGCAGTACGAAGGCGAGGAAATGTCGCCGAACGTGTTCTACACCGGCGCCGCGCCCAACCAGCAGGCGATCCCGGCGGTCGAGTACCTGATGAGCGAGGACGGCGGCGGCGCCAAGCGCTTCTTCCTGCTCGGCACCGACTACGTCTACCCGCGCACCACCAACAAGATCCTGCGTGCGTTCCTGCACTCCAAAGGCGTGGCCGACAAGGACATCGAAGAGGTCTACACCCCGTTCGGCCACAGCGACTACCAGACCATCGTGGCCAACATCAAAAAGTTCTCGGCCGGCGGCAAGACCGCGGTCATCTCCACCGTCAACGGCGACTCCAACGTGCCGTTCTACAAGGAACTGGCCAACCAGGGCCTGAAAGCCACCGACGTGCCGGTGGTGGCGTTCTCGGTGGGCGAGGAAGAACTGCGCGGCATCGACACCAAGCCGCTGGTGGGCAACCTCGCGGCGTGGAACTACTTCGAGTCGGTCGAGAACCCGGTGAACAAACAGTTCGTCGATGACTGGAAAGCCTACGCGAAGAAACACAACCTGCCGGGCGCCGACAAGGCCGTGACCAACGACCCGATGGAGGCCACCTACGTCGGCATCCACATGTGGGCCCAGGCGGTGGAGAAAGCCAAGTCCACCGACGTCGACAAGGTGCGCGAAGCCCTCGCCGGCCAGACCTTCGCCGCGCCGTCGGGCTACACCCTGACCATGGACAAGACCAACCACCACCTGCACAAGCCGGTGATGATCGGCGAGATCCAGCCGGACGGTCAGTTCAACGTGGTCTGGCAGACCGAAGGCCCGGTGCGCGCCCAGCCGTGGAGCCCGTTCATCCCGGGCAACGACAAGAAGCCGGAGTATGCGGTGAAGAGCAACTGA
- the urtB gene encoding urea ABC transporter permease subunit UrtB, with product MPTALIRLILAVALLLPMATHAGDAEDFVAANPAQQAKLLEAWAAQPDPARIELLGALQQGELTVDGQTRILRLNNRLRGLTDTALASHQLLAADAKIRLAAAQQLQKSAKPAQLNFLDRQLAGETDEHVHAALSLALANLQLADAAPAVRLAAVRLLGETGDPLARTRLEGLLEPGAETDAGVRTAAETSLGQVKRKLLVGDLLGQAFSGLSLGSILLLAALGLAITFGLLGVINMAHGEMLMLGAYSTYVVQLLIQRHAPQALEFYPLIALPVAFFVTAAIGMALERTVIRHLYGRPLETLLATWGISLMLIQLVRLAFGAQNVEVANPAWLSGGVQVLPNLVLPYSRLVIIGFALFVVALTWLLLNKTRLGLNVRAVTQNRSMAACCGVPTGRIDMLAFGLGSGIAGLGGVALSQIGNVGPDLGQSYIIDSFLVVVLGGVGQLAGSVCAAFGLGVANKLLEPQIGAVLGKILILALIILFIQKRPQGLFALKGRVID from the coding sequence ATGCCCACTGCCCTTATCCGCTTGATCCTGGCCGTCGCACTTTTGCTGCCGATGGCCACCCACGCCGGGGACGCCGAAGACTTCGTCGCCGCCAACCCCGCGCAACAGGCCAAACTGCTGGAAGCCTGGGCCGCGCAGCCCGATCCGGCCCGCATCGAATTGCTCGGCGCCCTGCAGCAAGGCGAGCTGACGGTCGACGGCCAGACCAGGATCCTGCGCCTGAACAACCGCCTGCGGGGCCTGACCGACACCGCCCTGGCCAGCCACCAGTTGCTCGCCGCCGACGCGAAGATCCGCCTGGCCGCCGCGCAGCAATTGCAGAAGAGCGCCAAGCCCGCCCAATTGAACTTCCTCGACCGGCAACTGGCCGGCGAAACCGATGAGCACGTCCACGCCGCCCTGAGCCTGGCGCTGGCCAACCTGCAACTGGCGGACGCCGCCCCGGCGGTGCGCCTGGCCGCCGTGCGCCTGCTCGGCGAGACCGGCGACCCGCTGGCCCGCACCCGTCTCGAAGGCTTGCTCGAACCCGGTGCCGAAACCGACGCCGGCGTGCGCACGGCGGCCGAAACCAGCCTGGGCCAGGTCAAGCGCAAGCTGCTGGTCGGCGACCTGCTCGGCCAGGCGTTCAGCGGCTTGTCCCTGGGCTCGATCCTGCTGCTGGCGGCGCTGGGCCTGGCGATCACCTTCGGCCTGCTCGGCGTGATCAACATGGCCCACGGCGAAATGCTGATGCTCGGCGCCTACTCGACCTACGTGGTGCAACTGCTGATCCAGCGCCACGCGCCGCAGGCCCTCGAGTTCTATCCGCTGATCGCGCTGCCGGTGGCGTTCTTCGTCACCGCCGCCATCGGCATGGCGCTGGAGCGCACAGTGATCCGCCACCTCTACGGCCGGCCGCTGGAAACCCTGCTCGCCACCTGGGGCATCAGCCTGATGCTGATCCAACTGGTGCGGCTGGCGTTCGGCGCGCAGAACGTCGAGGTGGCCAACCCGGCGTGGCTGTCCGGCGGGGTCCAGGTGCTGCCGAACCTGGTGCTGCCCTACAGCCGCCTCGTGATCATCGGCTTCGCGCTGTTCGTGGTGGCGCTGACCTGGCTGCTGCTGAACAAGACGCGCCTGGGCCTGAACGTGCGCGCCGTCACCCAGAACCGCAGCATGGCCGCCTGCTGCGGCGTGCCTACCGGGCGGATCGACATGCTCGCCTTCGGCCTGGGCTCGGGCATCGCCGGCCTCGGCGGCGTGGCGCTGAGCCAGATCGGCAACGTCGGGCCGGACCTGGGCCAGAGCTACATCATCGACTCGTTCCTGGTGGTGGTGCTCGGCGGCGTCGGCCAACTGGCCGGCAGCGTGTGCGCCGCTTTCGGCCTCGGTGTGGCCAACAAACTGCTCGAACCGCAGATCGGTGCGGTGCTCGGCAAGATCCTGATCCTTGCGCTGATCATTCTGTTCATTCAGAAGCGTCCGCAAGGCCTCTTCGCTCTCAAGGGACGGGTGATCGACTGA
- the urtC gene encoding urea ABC transporter permease subunit UrtC — translation MNQPLLLTATQKAGATLTAAVGAAVFALLIALALLSLLPADSPLHVSAYTLTLVGKILCYAVVALALDLVWGYAGLLSLGHGLFFALGGYAMGMYLMRQAAGDGLPAFMTFLSWSELPWYWSGTDHFLWALCLVVLAPGLLALAFGFFAFRSRIKGVYFSIMTQALTFAGMLLFFRNETGFGGNNGFTNFRTILGFGITEPGTRAALFLATVLLLAASLFIGWRLARSKFGRVLTALRDAENRLMFCGYDPRGFKLFVWVLSAVLCGLAGALYVPQVGIINPSEMSPTNSIEAAVWVALGGRGTLVGPLLGAGLVNGMKSWFTVAFPEYWLFFLGALFIGVTLYLPKGVIGLLKKRGEP, via the coding sequence ATGAACCAGCCACTGCTGCTCACGGCCACGCAAAAGGCCGGCGCCACCCTCACCGCCGCCGTCGGCGCGGCGGTGTTCGCCCTGCTGATCGCCCTGGCGCTGCTGTCGCTGCTGCCGGCGGACAGCCCGCTGCACGTCTCGGCCTACACCCTGACGCTGGTCGGCAAGATCCTCTGCTACGCCGTCGTCGCCCTGGCGCTGGACCTGGTCTGGGGCTACGCCGGCCTGCTGTCCCTGGGCCACGGCCTGTTCTTCGCCCTCGGCGGCTACGCCATGGGCATGTACCTGATGCGCCAGGCCGCCGGCGACGGCTTGCCGGCATTCATGACGTTCCTGTCGTGGAGCGAATTGCCCTGGTACTGGAGCGGCACCGACCACTTCCTCTGGGCCCTGTGCCTGGTGGTGCTGGCGCCGGGGCTGCTGGCGCTGGCGTTCGGCTTCTTCGCCTTCCGCTCGCGGATCAAGGGCGTGTACTTCTCGATCATGACCCAGGCCCTGACCTTCGCCGGCATGCTCCTGTTCTTTCGCAACGAGACCGGGTTCGGCGGCAACAACGGCTTCACCAACTTCCGCACGATCCTGGGCTTCGGCATCACCGAACCCGGCACCCGCGCCGCGCTGTTCCTGGCCACCGTGCTGTTGCTGGCGGCGAGCCTGTTCATCGGCTGGCGCCTGGCCCGGAGCAAGTTCGGCCGGGTGCTGACCGCCCTGCGCGATGCGGAGAACCGCCTGATGTTCTGCGGCTACGACCCGCGCGGCTTCAAGCTGTTCGTCTGGGTGTTGAGCGCGGTGCTGTGCGGACTGGCCGGCGCCCTGTACGTGCCGCAGGTGGGGATCATCAACCCGAGCGAGATGTCGCCGACCAACTCCATCGAAGCTGCGGTGTGGGTCGCCCTCGGCGGCCGCGGCACCCTGGTCGGCCCGTTGCTCGGCGCCGGCCTGGTCAACGGCATGAAGAGCTGGTTCACCGTGGCCTTCCCCGAATACTGGCTGTTCTTTCTCGGTGCGCTGTTCATCGGCGTGACCCTGTACCTGCCCAAAGGCGTGATCGGCCTGCTGAAAAAACGAGGTGAGCCATGA
- the urtD gene encoding urea ABC transporter ATP-binding protein UrtD produces the protein MRVTASAEFMLEPAFFPPLDPNRDAGTGRDALGLGQRAGPGLDTRHGTILTLEDISVSFDGFKALNDLNLYIGVGELRCIIGPNGAGKTTLMDVITGKTRPTRGKAWFGETLDLAQMSEVRIAQAGIGRKFQKPTVFEALSVFENLELAQKTDKSVWASLRARLSGEQKDRIAEVLETIRLSASVNRPAGLLSHGQKQFLEIGMLLMQDPQLLLLDEPVAGMTDAETEFTAELFKSLAGKHSLMVVEHDMGFVGAIADRVTVLHQGSVLAEGSLEQVQADERVIEVYLGR, from the coding sequence ATGAGAGTGACCGCCAGCGCCGAGTTCATGCTCGAACCGGCCTTCTTCCCGCCGCTGGACCCGAACCGCGACGCCGGCACCGGCCGCGATGCCCTGGGCCTCGGCCAGCGTGCGGGCCCGGGGCTCGACACCCGCCACGGCACGATCCTGACCCTGGAAGACATCAGCGTCAGCTTCGACGGCTTCAAGGCCCTGAACGACCTGAACCTGTACATCGGCGTCGGCGAGCTGCGCTGCATCATCGGCCCCAACGGCGCGGGCAAGACGACGCTGATGGACGTCATCACCGGCAAGACCCGCCCCACCCGCGGCAAGGCCTGGTTCGGCGAAACCCTGGACCTTGCGCAAATGAGCGAGGTGCGGATCGCCCAGGCCGGCATCGGCCGCAAGTTCCAGAAGCCCACGGTGTTCGAGGCCTTGAGCGTGTTCGAGAACCTGGAGCTGGCGCAGAAGACCGACAAGTCGGTGTGGGCCAGCCTGCGGGCGCGCCTGAGCGGCGAGCAGAAGGACCGCATCGCCGAGGTGCTGGAGACCATCCGCCTGAGCGCCTCGGTCAATCGCCCGGCGGGCCTGCTGTCCCACGGCCAGAAGCAGTTCCTGGAGATCGGCATGCTGCTGATGCAAGACCCGCAGTTGCTGTTGCTCGACGAGCCGGTGGCGGGCATGACCGACGCCGAGACCGAGTTCACCGCCGAGCTGTTCAAGTCGCTGGCGGGCAAGCATTCGCTGATGGTGGTGGAGCACGACATGGGCTTCGTCGGCGCCATCGCCGACCGCGTCACCGTGCTGCACCAGGGCAGCGTGCTGGCCGAAGGGTCGCTGGAGCAGGTGCAGGCCGATGAGCGAGTTATCGAAGTTTACTTAGGAAGGTGA
- the urtE gene encoding urea ABC transporter ATP-binding subunit UrtE, with amino-acid sequence MLQVQKLHQYYGGSHILRGLSFEAKVGEVTCLLGRNGVGKTTLLKCLMGLLPAKEGTVNWEGRAITAHKPHQRVHAGIAYVPQGREIFARLSVEENLLMGLSRFPGREAKEVPAFIYELFPVLQQMKQRRGGDLSGGQQQQLAIGRALASRPRLLILDEPTEGIQPSVIKEIGAVIKRLAARGDMAILLVEQFYDFAAELADQYLVMSRGEIVQQGRGENMEAEGVRGLVTI; translated from the coding sequence ATGCTACAGGTCCAAAAACTTCATCAGTATTACGGCGGTAGCCACATCCTGCGCGGCCTGAGCTTCGAGGCGAAGGTCGGCGAAGTCACCTGCCTGCTCGGGCGCAACGGCGTGGGCAAGACCACGCTGCTCAAATGCCTGATGGGCCTGTTGCCGGCCAAGGAAGGCACGGTGAACTGGGAAGGCCGAGCGATCACCGCGCACAAGCCGCACCAGCGCGTGCACGCCGGCATCGCCTACGTGCCCCAGGGCCGGGAAATCTTCGCGCGGCTGAGCGTGGAAGAGAACCTGCTGATGGGCCTGTCGCGCTTTCCCGGCCGTGAGGCCAAAGAGGTGCCGGCGTTCATCTACGAGCTGTTCCCGGTGCTGCAGCAAATGAAGCAGCGGCGCGGCGGCGACCTGTCCGGCGGCCAGCAGCAACAGCTGGCCATCGGCCGCGCCTTGGCCAGCCGCCCGCGACTGCTGATCCTCGATGAGCCCACCGAAGGCATCCAGCCGTCGGTGATCAAGGAAATCGGCGCCGTCATCAAGCGGCTCGCCGCCCGCGGCGACATGGCGATCCTGCTGGTGGAGCAGTTCTACGACTTCGCCGCCGAGCTGGCCGACCAGTACCTGGTGATGTCCCGCGGCGAGATCGTGCAGCAGGGCCGCGGAGAAAATATGGAGGCCGAGGGTGTGCGCGGGCTGGTAACGATCTAG
- a CDS encoding urease accessory protein UreD produces MNSPVPTALFTPSWHAELELAYARSGDCTRPTRRRHLGPLRVQKHLYAEGPEVCQHIIVHPPGGIAGGDRLNIDAHVERDAWAQITSPGAAKWYRAAGPAFQRLDLRVGPGATLEWLPQETIVYSAAQAELTTSIDLEGDARLFYWDVVALGRPAAGERFDRGHFQAHLDIRRDGRPLWHERQRIAGSDGLLDSPIGLDGHPVFATLLVTGEIDAGLLERCRALAPDVRGDLTQLPGLLVARCLAAEALQARAWLIGLWRLLRPALLGREAVPPRIWNT; encoded by the coding sequence ATGAACTCACCCGTCCCCACCGCCCTGTTCACCCCGAGCTGGCACGCCGAACTGGAGCTGGCCTACGCCCGCTCCGGCGACTGCACCCGCCCGACCCGGCGCCGCCACCTCGGCCCGTTGCGCGTGCAAAAGCACCTGTACGCCGAAGGGCCCGAGGTCTGCCAGCACATCATCGTGCACCCGCCGGGCGGCATCGCCGGCGGCGACCGGCTGAACATCGACGCCCATGTCGAACGGGACGCCTGGGCCCAGATCACCAGCCCCGGCGCGGCCAAGTGGTACCGCGCGGCCGGGCCGGCCTTCCAGCGGCTCGACCTGCGCGTCGGCCCCGGGGCGACCCTGGAATGGCTGCCCCAGGAAACCATCGTCTACAGCGCCGCCCAGGCCGAACTCACCACCTCGATCGACCTTGAAGGGGACGCCCGCCTGTTCTACTGGGACGTGGTGGCGCTGGGCCGCCCGGCCGCCGGCGAGCGCTTCGACCGCGGCCACTTCCAGGCGCACCTGGACATCCGCCGCGACGGTCGGCCGCTCTGGCACGAACGCCAGCGCATCGCAGGCAGCGACGGCCTGCTGGACTCGCCGATCGGGCTGGACGGCCATCCGGTGTTCGCCACGTTGCTGGTCACCGGCGAGATCGACGCCGGGCTGCTGGAGCGCTGCCGTGCCCTGGCCCCTGACGTGCGCGGTGACCTGACCCAATTGCCGGGGTTGCTGGTGGCCCGTTGCCTGGCCGCCGAGGCGTTGCAGGCCCGCGCCTGGCTGATCGGCCTGTGGCGCCTGCTGCGCCCGGCGCTGCTGGGCCGCGAGGCCGTGCCGCCACGGATCTGGAACACCTGA
- a CDS encoding urease subunit gamma, translated as MDLTPREKDKLLIFTAGLVAERRLARGVKLNYPEAMAYISAALLEGARDGQTVADLMHYGTTLLTREQVMEGIPEMIPEIQVEATFPDGTKLVTVHQPIA; from the coding sequence ATGGACCTGACCCCACGCGAAAAAGACAAGCTGCTGATCTTCACCGCCGGCCTCGTCGCAGAGCGGCGCCTGGCCCGCGGCGTGAAGCTCAACTACCCCGAAGCCATGGCCTACATCTCCGCCGCGTTGCTCGAAGGCGCCCGCGACGGCCAGACCGTGGCCGACCTGATGCACTACGGCACCACCCTGCTGACCCGCGAGCAGGTGATGGAAGGCATCCCGGAAATGATCCCGGAGATCCAGGTCGAAGCGACATTCCCCGACGGCACCAAACTGGTCACCGTCCACCAACCGATCGCCTGA
- a CDS encoding GNAT family N-acetyltransferase, translated as MTYTLRDALHADLPAIRDIYNDAVLNTTAIWNEQAVDLGNRQAWFSARQAQAYPILVITDADNTVLGYASFGDWRPFDGFRHTVEHSVYVRSDQRGNGLGPKLMTALIERAKACGKHVMVAAIESGNAASIRLHERTGFIVTGQMPQVGTKFGRWLDLTFMQLTLNPGAQPPAAHKE; from the coding sequence ATGACCTACACCCTGCGCGATGCGCTGCACGCCGACCTGCCGGCGATCCGCGACATCTACAACGACGCCGTGCTCAACACCACGGCCATCTGGAACGAACAGGCGGTGGACCTGGGCAACCGCCAGGCGTGGTTCAGCGCCCGCCAGGCCCAGGCCTACCCGATCCTGGTGATCACCGACGCCGACAACACCGTGCTCGGCTACGCTTCCTTCGGCGACTGGCGGCCGTTCGACGGTTTCCGCCACACCGTCGAGCATTCGGTCTACGTGCGCAGCGACCAGCGCGGCAACGGCCTGGGGCCCAAACTGATGACGGCGCTGATCGAGCGGGCGAAGGCCTGCGGCAAGCACGTGATGGTCGCCGCCATCGAAAGCGGCAACGCGGCGTCGATCCGCCTGCACGAGCGCACAGGCTTCATCGTCACCGGGCAGATGCCGCAGGTGGGCACCAAGTTCGGCCGCTGGCTCGACCTGACGTTCATGCAACTGACCCTCAATCCCGGCGCGCAGCCACCGGCCGCCCACAAGGAGTGA
- a CDS encoding GNAT family N-acetyltransferase, with amino-acid sequence MNPAQLRRVNAESFAHYRQGLIDLLLDAVGYGASVGFMAGLDAAQARAYFDDVQDSVNKGSVLLWVVVKDEQVQASVQLSLCQKANGLNRAEVQKLLVRENARRRGLGQQLMDALEQTARQHKRGMLYLDTEAGSPAEEFYRSLGYTKAGEIPDYACDPTGTYRPTALYYKILQGANG; translated from the coding sequence ATGAACCCCGCCCAACTGCGACGCGTCAATGCCGAGAGTTTTGCGCACTACCGCCAGGGCCTGATCGACCTGCTGCTCGACGCGGTGGGTTACGGCGCCAGCGTCGGCTTCATGGCCGGCCTCGACGCCGCCCAGGCCCGCGCCTACTTCGACGATGTGCAGGACAGCGTGAACAAGGGCAGCGTCCTGCTGTGGGTGGTGGTCAAGGACGAACAGGTACAGGCCAGCGTGCAATTGAGCCTGTGCCAGAAGGCCAACGGCCTGAACCGCGCCGAGGTGCAGAAGCTGCTGGTGCGCGAAAACGCCCGCCGCCGCGGCCTCGGCCAGCAACTGATGGACGCGCTGGAGCAGACCGCTCGCCAGCACAAGCGCGGCATGCTGTACCTCGACACCGAGGCCGGCTCGCCGGCCGAGGAATTCTACCGGTCGCTGGGGTACACCAAGGCCGGGGAGATTCCCGACTACGCCTGCGACCCGACCGGCACCTACCGGCCCACGGCCCTCTACTACAAGATCCTGCAAGGAGCGAACGGATGA
- a CDS encoding urease subunit beta, whose protein sequence is MIPGEYQIRPGDIELNAGRRTLSLTVANRGDRPIQVGSHYHFFETNDALAFDRAASRGMRLNIPAGTAVRFEPGQSREVELVELAGLRRVFGFAGRVMGDL, encoded by the coding sequence ATGATTCCCGGCGAATACCAGATCCGGCCCGGCGACATCGAACTCAACGCCGGCCGCCGCACCCTCAGCCTGACGGTGGCCAACCGCGGCGACCGGCCGATCCAGGTCGGCTCGCACTACCACTTCTTCGAGACCAACGACGCCCTGGCCTTCGACCGTGCCGCCAGCCGCGGCATGCGGCTGAACATCCCGGCCGGCACCGCCGTGCGCTTCGAACCGGGGCAGAGCCGGGAAGTCGAGCTTGTCGAACTGGCGGGGTTGCGTCGGGTTTTCGGGTTCGCGGGAAGGGTCATGGGCGACTTATAG